The Chroicocephalus ridibundus chromosome 4, bChrRid1.1, whole genome shotgun sequence genome contains the following window.
GGCACCTAAAGCTGTTTGAATCATGTGGTGAGAACGATAGTGTGAGCACTACCCAGGCTGGAGGtacctttcaaaagcaaaatctcAATATGCGAGCATTTGTGTCTGTCTATTTgtttaaatacacatatatatcctCTAAACCAATTTGCTAGTATATTTGGGCTCAGAAACTCCAGAAGCCATTACAGGTAGCATAAACAGCTATTCTTCGCTGGGCAGCTGCAGTAcaactttctcttttccagaaaattaaagTCTGAAACAAACAGcacaatatttccattttctaattGCTGCTTTTCCTAATAATATACAAGATGTTTTCTACTCCAAATATTTAAAGGGTATGAGAGACATGACTTCCCTTATCTGTAGAGTACTTTTCAGACCCTATGTGGAGGGATTATTGACTAGAAAGTATGAACAATTGCATGGCTTTATTGCCTCCCTTTAAAAGGTTTTTTGAtagtaatttgtattttaattcatCAGTCACATGCAATatatttttcagtgctgtttagtaaatataaaaaaataaaagttcacaGATTTTTAGTATCCTTTTTTCTAATTATGTTATTGTCCTGTTGCTCTGAAAAAGCAGTCATATCACGACTAAGGCATGAAAAGTAATCCTGTGGATTTTATTGCAGAAGCAGTTTGTGCTAATATGGTCTTGGAGCAGCCTGTGGCGATGTAACTCAAGAGACGATAGGAAGTGGTGTTATGTTATCCATTACCTTGTATTGGTTTTCAGTTCCACTTAAAAGAGAAGTTTAATTTCTGAAAGTAAAGATAATAAAATGTGGTATACTTGAGAGTCTGTGACTGCAGCTTAGAAACTGGTTTCACTACATTGCATAATTTTAAGCACAGAAAGAgacagtttggggaaaaataatgctacctgaaagaagaaataacgTACTGTGTTGACAGAGTTCTGAACTCTGACACATTTAAAACAAGGTAGTATAGTGAATTTGCCTATAGCAACTTCTAGGTGGCAGAAATAGCAatgggaggtgtttttttttttaaaaaaaaacaaaacaaaaaaaaaacaacacacacaagaGGCAACCACCACAGCATATTTAAAACCTGAACTTCTAGAACACAGAACTAGCTGGAGCCTGGAGTTTTCTCAGTTACTTGTCAGTATcatctgctttttcaaaatactgcGTTTCAAAGCCTCATGTGGAAAGCTGGCTTGCTGTTGAGCTTTTTGGGTGTGATTTTCTTTGGTGTTACATATCTGTTGTAAGTAGGTGCTCTGGCAGttgtagttttaaaatacaaatgttttatttggtTACTAAGGGAATCTGTGAGAGTCCTGATAGTGGTTTtgtcatttgtttggttttagctcTTTTAATGGATACTACTCTGGCTACTAGTTATGTTATGCCATGCTACATGATCAGTGTCCTTGATTCACTAGTAGTAAGTATAGAATAAGTAACATGTAATAACTACTTAAAAATACAGGAGAGAGCTACTGCTGTGATGAGCCTTTGgaaattttctttagaaactgtTTTTAGAAGTTCAGTTTTATGGACTAGGTAGAATTCTCTAGTGCAAGGCATTTGTTCGTGAAGTGTATGTTCTCTTTGACCAAAGAATGAGAATGGGAGAATAAATTTCTTTAAACTTGTCTTTTAAACTGTTTGGGCTACAACTTAAATACTCTGTTACTATCCTTTTCATTTAAACAGCAGGTTATAAAAGAGAGTTAGCCTTCTgagatctatttaaaaataatttcagatatcTGTATTTTATCTCTATTATCTGGTTTACTGGCAGTATTTACTTTGTCGCATTTGTTATGCTAAGTTGGCTTTATTTTCTAGTGTACTTGTCCATTACAGACCTAATCAAAACTAATTTTATATATTAGCTGTTTACGAATATTCATTCTCGTGTCTCTTTCTCCTTCTAGGAGTATATTAAGGGACTTTGTGAACCTGAACTAGAAGAAAAGGAGTACTACCCAAAGGACATGCACTGCATCTTTGTTGGTGCACAGAGTCTGTTCCTCAACAGTCTTATTCAGGATACCTGTGCTGATATAACAGTGCTGGAAATAGGATTGCTCAGTATTAAAGGGGGTGCAGAAGCTGTTGTTATGGCTCAAAGTCACATTCAGCAGTTTGTGAAGCTTTTTAAGAGTAATGAAAGCTTATTAAGCGACAATGAGTCAGGGATTAAAAAGCAATTCAGACAATTTGTGGAAGCACATGCAGATAAATATACAATGGATTTACTGATTTTGCCTAGCTCACTAAAAAGAGAACTCCTAGCTCTCACACGAACTGAATGTTGTGAAGTGGAGAGCGATATCATAGATCTTACGGGTTCTGAAAGCCCAACAGAGTTTTTACAGAACAAAGCCTTCAAAGTAATTGCTACAAACAGAGATGGAAGAGCAGATGGTGAGGAAGCAAGAAACAATGCCGGGACACCTGTAACTGAGCTTACAAAGCAAATGGACACTGTGTTTTCTGATGCTCCTGAAACAAGTTTTGTTCCCATAAATGTTGTGCCTCTGTTAGAAGTAGAGGTGTCTAAAGAAAGACAGTCATGTAAACGAAGATCCTCTGATGATGAGGAAAGGCTCCctaaaaagcatttctctttggaaaatgaTCAGGAAGTAAAATCCGCTTCAGACAGCAACGCAGTTATTGATCTGCTTTCGGATGGCTGCAGTGAATCAGATGATCCCAGTTACTGCCTTAAAGAAGGTGATGATATCAGTGAGGAAATGGAATATAAGATTCTTGTGAACTTTTTCAGAACAATGGGGTATTCCCAAAATATTGTAGAAAAAGTTATTGGTATCCTAGGACAATCTGTGGAACCGTTAACATTGCTAGaagaaattgaaaaggaaaacttaaaatttcaaaaagaaagtgaACAGTCATCTCAAAAGCCCAGAACTATCAATCCTCCTTTAGGAAGTAATGCAGAAAATTCACAAAAGCTAGAAGACAAAGGCATTTCTAGGAATAAAAGTCCACTTAAATCCAATCATACtacaaaggagacaaaaaaggaGTATCACAAAGTAAGAGATTCACCAGGCATGCAAGTTGATGCAGAAGACAAAATGCATATGTTGGTATGCaaacctccttctccttccagaaaAAATTCAGCTATATGCTGTAAACAGAGAGACATTTATTGCCCTGGTAAGAATCACAGTTCAAGGTCAAGTGATATAGAAATCGATGGTGGTGTAACTTTCAGCACTATACAAGCTGGAGCTCTAAAAGAAGTTGATTTTGTAGCCAGAGGGAGCTCAGATGTGCAGCGTATTTCAAGTAAGACTAAAACTGCAGTTCAGCAAAAATCTGCAAGGCCCTCAACTGTACAGAATAGTCATCATGGTTTTGAGGACCAATTAGGACACTGCAGCTCTTCTTCTCAAGTGAGATCTCTCAACCAATGCCAAACCTCAAATTCTGAAAATCCTATCCCAGACCAGGTGTTGTCTTCACAAATACATCTTTCAAATACTGATAGAGAGACAGTGGGACCACACAGACGTCATCCTGATCCTTCAGTTACTGGAGTTCAAAGATTTTTGGAATCTCTGAAAAAGCCATACAAACTGGAGTTGAAAAATGAACCTGGGAAACCCTATTTAAAACATATCATTATAGATGGAAGCAATGTTGCAATTTCGTAAGTATTGTTCTTTTCAGATATCTCTTCAGTAAAAGTTCAATGAGCTTTCAAATGAAATAGGGACTAAGAGGTTGCTGTGGCATGTGTAAAGTTTTTGCTAGCTAGCTTTTTGGTGCCCAACAGTCCATGTACACACAAGGTTTTTCAGCTACTGGTAATGGCTGCATGGGTAACTTATGGTGAGGCTTGATAATGAAAAATTACATGAGATTGACAGTAGCCATTTTAATTTCCAATGCGTAGCAATTTTGATagtttttattctctgtttaGTGACAGCATTCATTTTATAACTGACTTCTTTTGGAGTTGTTGTTATTCTCACAGCATGAGATACCGTGCATGGAAGGAAATTCAGAAGTTTTTAGCAGGTGCACTATATGACACTGCAGTACACAAATCCAGCTAGAACAGTGTAGTTGTGGGATATTCTATCATGAAACAACTCTTGTAGTATTtacttttggtttaaaaaaattacttagccTGAAGTTGAACAGGTGCAATAAATGGTTAAAATAGAATAAGGAAAATCCTTGATTTTGACTTAAAAATTGTTTGGTAATTGCAatatactggaaaatattttctgtaaagccTTTTAAGACTTAGCTTTCTTGTTCTGGTAGAAACTTGCAAATTTGTAAAAACAGGTAGCTCAGATTTATGAAGCCCAAATACAAAAACAATCCAAAATGAACTTAAACTGAATAGGCAATGGAAACTAA
Protein-coding sequences here:
- the N4BP1 gene encoding NEDD4-binding protein 1, with the translated sequence MAARWAAHGSEPGLDEFTVPAEKSRLLEGSLGRIEGLFEVRLAVLGAQGDWRPAILPPGPPSAAARIWVQLTGGGKAVRSAKEYIKGLCEPELEEKEYYPKDMHCIFVGAQSLFLNSLIQDTCADITVLEIGLLSIKGGAEAVVMAQSHIQQFVKLFKSNESLLSDNESGIKKQFRQFVEAHADKYTMDLLILPSSLKRELLALTRTECCEVESDIIDLTGSESPTEFLQNKAFKVIATNRDGRADGEEARNNAGTPVTELTKQMDTVFSDAPETSFVPINVVPLLEVEVSKERQSCKRRSSDDEERLPKKHFSLENDQEVKSASDSNAVIDLLSDGCSESDDPSYCLKEGDDISEEMEYKILVNFFRTMGYSQNIVEKVIGILGQSVEPLTLLEEIEKENLKFQKESEQSSQKPRTINPPLGSNAENSQKLEDKGISRNKSPLKSNHTTKETKKEYHKVRDSPGMQVDAEDKMHMLVCKPPSPSRKNSAICCKQRDIYCPGKNHSSRSSDIEIDGGVTFSTIQAGALKEVDFVARGSSDVQRISSKTKTAVQQKSARPSTVQNSHHGFEDQLGHCSSSSQVRSLNQCQTSNSENPIPDQVLSSQIHLSNTDRETVGPHRRHPDPSVTGVQRFLESLKKPYKLELKNEPGKPYLKHIIIDGSNVAISHGLRKFFSCRGIAISVDYFWKRGHRNITVFVPQWRTRRDPYITEQDFLTQLQDVGILSLTPARMVLGARIAAHDDRFLLHLADKTGGVIVTNDNFREFVTESRAWREIIQKRLLQYTFAGDIFMVPDDPLGRNGPRLDDFLRSEGCSRDFRSAQKALQSSGQYSSETPFFMPVSRPTSSSQQPKNRVHGDRSSTWLPLETDIQACLATPPQRSASETVQLREALIKIFPDYEQRQKIDQILADHPFMRDLNALSAMLLD